The sequence ATCCTAACGAGCAGACTTAGGTGATAAAAAACACTTTACTCGCTATTAATATTACTGGTGCAAAAACTACTGTCCGGCAGGTTGAGAAAGAGGTTGTCCATTTAAAGCAGCTTGGATACTAGGCAATTCTAGGAATTTTTTAGTATCAGATAGTAAACGAGTCCCCCACAAATTTTCTTTGAGAAACTCTAAATTGGCATAACGTTCGTCTATGCGAAGTGCAGCTTCTCCCATTGCTAAACCCCTTTGCCGATCGGCTTTACTGCCTCGATTGTACAAAGCAACAGCTAATGCAAGCTGAGGTTCGGCGGCTGGCTGTTTAATTTTGTTTGCTTTGGTAATAGCTTGCTGCCATTGATTTATCGCATTTTTGATATCGCCTTGTTCGTACAGAATTAATCCAATATTGTTTACAGCAGGCCAAAAATCTTCCTTATAACCAATAGATTTTTTGTACTCACTAATAGCTTGGGGTAATTTTCCCAGCATATAGTAAGCATTGCCCAAATCAAACAACCCTTCTGGATCTTTAGGATTTATTTTTAAACCAAGTTTGTATTGATTAATAGCCGATTGGTATTTTTGCTGCTGAAAATAAGCAGAACCCAAAGCAAAATAAGTCTCAGGATTTTTAGCATTAAGACTCTGTGCCTTTTGTAAAGAACTGATAGCTTTATCAAGTTCTTTGGATTGTAAATATAACCCTCCTAAAAGAAACCATACTTTGTCACTATTAGGAGCAAGTTGAGTTGCCAATCGTGCCCTTGGCATTGCCAAGTCAAACTGACGAAATTGTGCTAATTGTGCGGCTTCTTGCGCCAAAACTAACCCTTGTTGTTCCAACTTTGCCCCGTCAAGTTGCACGGTGTGAGGTACTAATGCTTGAGCATTTACCCTTTTAGGAGATACGCTCAAAAAGCTACATAAAAATAGAACAGAAATTAATCCAACTCGTTTAGGCACATTACCACCCATTCTTAGCCACAAATTAAGGAATCTTTCAGATAGCTTAAACCATCTGGGCTGTTGATGACAGCTAAATTTTTCAATCATTTGTCTTTCCATAGGGGTGTAAATTCCATATCCAACATTTTTGTTTGGCACTCTTGTAAAAAACTAATTAATCGTGACTAAAGTCACCCTGCTTTTGGAAGTCATATACAAGCCCAAAAGGCTACTATTAAAGAAGTTAAGCAAATACAATTAGTCGCTGTTTTTTATTTTTATCTTCTTTCTTTGATATGAAATGCCTTGCGCGAAGGTAGATAGTTGAACATCGGTTTACTCCCTTAAAGCGAAATACTGTATTTGTAAGACTTTGCCGTTAATCTATCAGTTCCGTAAGGGCATATCCTACTTTACATTACCTAAACTCCTTATATTTTTATCGCTGTTGTTATGGCTACACCCATAGAAATTCCCGTAATCGGCAAAGTTAAACGAGTACCTCGCTGGCTGATAGCTGTTTTTGCAACAGGAATTGTAGTTGCTGGTGCAACGACTACTTATATTGTTGTCAACAGAACCAACAACAAACAAGACATAACAAAACTTACTGTTCCCGTACAAGAAAAAAATGTCACTTTACTTCTGAATGCTAGCGGAAAAGTTGTGCCAGTTCAAAGTGTTAATATCAGCCCTAAAAATCCCGGCACAGTAACCCAATTGTATGTGGAACAAGGGGATAAAGTAAGGCAGGGGCAAGTTCTCGCCAGAATGGATAGTGCAGATATTCAGGCGAGAATTTTACAAGCTCGTGCTAACTTAGCACAACAGCAAGCAAGATTAGACCAACAAAAAGCCGGTTCTCGTCCGCAAGAAATTAGTCAAGCTAAAGCGCGCTTATCACAAGCTCAAGCACAATTAGCCGCAGCTCGTTCGGGAAATCGTCCCCAAGAAATTGCTCAAGCACAAGCACAAGTAAATGCCGCCTCCTCAAGAGTTGATTTAACTAACGAACAGGTGAGGCGTTACCGTAATTTATACAATCAAGGGGCTGTAGAAAAAGAAAGATTAGATCAATTTGTTAGCGAAGACAAAACGGCTCAAGCAAATTTAGTGGAAGCGCAAAAAAGATTAGCTTTATTAAAAAGCGGCAGTCGTTCTGAAGAAATCGCTCGGCTCGAAGCAGCAGTCGCAGAAGCACGCGCTCAATTACAGTTATTAGAAAGTGGTTCTCGTCCAGAAGAAATTGCTCAAGCAAAAGCGGCAGTGAGTGGTGCACAAGCACAACTTAAGACGGAGCAGGTAAATTTAAACAACACAATTATCCGCGCTCCATTTAGCGGTATTATTACTCAGAAGTTCGCTAATATTGGTGCATTTGTAACGCCTACGACATCAGCATCTACTAGTGCATCAGCCACATCAAGTTCTATAGTCGCCCTTGCGAGGGGACTAGAAGTGTTAGCCAACGTACCCGAAGCCGATATCGGAAAAATCAAGGTAGGGCAAGAAGTAGAAATTGTTGCAGATGCTTATCCAGAGCAAGTATTTAAAGGAAATGTACGTTTAATTGCTCCTGAAGCCGTCAACGAACAAGGAGTTACATTATTTCAAGTCAGAGTCGCAATTACTACAGGTAGAGACAAACTGCGTTCCGGCTTAAACGTAAATCTGACTTTTTTAGGTGATGATGTTAATGCATTATGGCTACCAACAGTTGCTATTGTCACAGAAAAAGGTCAAACAGGTGTACTGATACCAGATGAAAATAACAAAGCAAAATTTAACGAAGTCACAATTGGCTCGCAAGTAGGAAACGAAACTCAAATATTGGAAGGATTACAACTCGGCGATCGCATTTTTACCAGCCCGCCAGATGATTACAAAATCAAGAAAAAGTTAGAGAAACGCAGTCAGTAATAGGTAATAGGTAATAGGTAATAGGTAATAGGTTTATAACTTCTTTCACCTAACTCCTAACCACTAACAACTAACAACTAACAACCAACAACTAATAAATGAATTTTGCAGAAAGCGTGCAAATGGCAGGAAAAACCCTGCTATCAAATAAATTACGTAGCGCTCTTACAATGTTAGGCATTGTTATCGGTAACGCTTCGGTAATAGCCATGATTGGAATTGGTGAAGGAGGACAAAAATTTGTTAACAAACAGTTGGAATCTCTCGGTCCTAACGTACTATTTGTAATTCCGGGAAATCAAGAAACTCAACGAATTACCTTTGAGATTCCGAAAACTTTAGTGTTGGCAGATGCCCAAGCAATTGCTACTCAAGTCCCAACTGTGGCGGGAGTTGCGCCGGAGTTAAACAGAAGGTATGTAGTTACTTACGGCAATCGAAACACCGATGTGAATATAATCGGTACAACTCCAGGCTTTCCACTAGTGCGGGATTTTGAAGTTGATAAAGGGCGTTTTTTTAACGAAATAGATATAAAACGCAGCAATCAAGTAGCTGTATTAGGTGCCGACTTAACAGAAAAACTTTTTGGCAGCGTTAACCCTTTAGGAAAACAAATAAGGATTAAAAATACCAGCTTTCAAATTATTGGAACTTTAGTTGGTAAAGGTTCGGGATTAGGAGGTGCTAATTACGATGAAGCCGCATTAATACCTGTCACAACTTCGGCAAATCGACTTGTAGGAAAAAATTCTCCCTATGGAATTGCCTTAGATTATCTTGTAGTTTCTGCAACTAATGGTAATACCGTTGACGCAGCAGAGTTTCAAATTAGAAATTTATTGCGTTTGCGCCATAAAATAACTGGTGAAGATGACTTTACCGTTCGTTCTCAAAAAGATGCTCAGCAGACAGTTGGTCAAATTACCGGTGCGTTAACAATTATGTTGGCTGCAATTGCCAGCATTTCTTTGTTTGTCGGCGGCATCGGGATCATGAATATTATGCTTGTTTCCGTTACCGAAAGAACCCAAGAAATTGGACTCAGAAAAGCAATTGGCGCAACTCAACAAGATATCTTATTACAGTTCATGATTGAAGCAGTAATTGTTTCAGCCGCAGGAGGTTTAATTGGTACTGCTGTTGGCGTTAGCGGCATTATGCTAGTTGCAGCCCTCAGCCCGTTAGAAGCCGGAATCTCAACTGTAGCAATCGTTTCCGCCGTCGGAGTTTCTGGAGCGATTGGTTTATTTTTTGGTGTTGTTCCCGCACGTCGCGCTGCCAAATTAGACCCAATTGTTGCCTTGAGAAGCGCTTAAACAGTGAGCAGTTATCAGTGAGCAGTTACCAATAATGCGGTATTGGGCATCGGGAATTGGTAATCATATAGAAGTTTTAAATTCATAACTCCTCATTTCTAGTTTCTTTAATCCAAAATTTTACAAATCCTAATTCCTAACTACTAACTACTAACTACTAACTACTAACTACTAGCAGATGACTAATACAATAATTCGTTTGGAAGATATTTTTAAAATTTACGGTAGCGGAATAACTGAGGTTAAAGCCCTTAATAATGTCAATTTGGTTGTAGAAGAAGGCGAATATTGCTCAATAATGGGACCTAGCGGTTCTGGTAAGTCTACAGCA comes from Rivularia sp. PCC 7116 and encodes:
- a CDS encoding tetratricopeptide repeat protein produces the protein MPKRVGLISVLFLCSFLSVSPKRVNAQALVPHTVQLDGAKLEQQGLVLAQEAAQLAQFRQFDLAMPRARLATQLAPNSDKVWFLLGGLYLQSKELDKAISSLQKAQSLNAKNPETYFALGSAYFQQQKYQSAINQYKLGLKINPKDPEGLFDLGNAYYMLGKLPQAISEYKKSIGYKEDFWPAVNNIGLILYEQGDIKNAINQWQQAITKANKIKQPAAEPQLALAVALYNRGSKADRQRGLAMGEAALRIDERYANLEFLKENLWGTRLLSDTKKFLELPSIQAALNGQPLSQPAGQ
- a CDS encoding efflux RND transporter periplasmic adaptor subunit — encoded protein: MATPIEIPVIGKVKRVPRWLIAVFATGIVVAGATTTYIVVNRTNNKQDITKLTVPVQEKNVTLLLNASGKVVPVQSVNISPKNPGTVTQLYVEQGDKVRQGQVLARMDSADIQARILQARANLAQQQARLDQQKAGSRPQEISQAKARLSQAQAQLAAARSGNRPQEIAQAQAQVNAASSRVDLTNEQVRRYRNLYNQGAVEKERLDQFVSEDKTAQANLVEAQKRLALLKSGSRSEEIARLEAAVAEARAQLQLLESGSRPEEIAQAKAAVSGAQAQLKTEQVNLNNTIIRAPFSGIITQKFANIGAFVTPTTSASTSASATSSSIVALARGLEVLANVPEADIGKIKVGQEVEIVADAYPEQVFKGNVRLIAPEAVNEQGVTLFQVRVAITTGRDKLRSGLNVNLTFLGDDVNALWLPTVAIVTEKGQTGVLIPDENNKAKFNEVTIGSQVGNETQILEGLQLGDRIFTSPPDDYKIKKKLEKRSQ
- a CDS encoding ABC transporter permease, whose product is MNFAESVQMAGKTLLSNKLRSALTMLGIVIGNASVIAMIGIGEGGQKFVNKQLESLGPNVLFVIPGNQETQRITFEIPKTLVLADAQAIATQVPTVAGVAPELNRRYVVTYGNRNTDVNIIGTTPGFPLVRDFEVDKGRFFNEIDIKRSNQVAVLGADLTEKLFGSVNPLGKQIRIKNTSFQIIGTLVGKGSGLGGANYDEAALIPVTTSANRLVGKNSPYGIALDYLVVSATNGNTVDAAEFQIRNLLRLRHKITGEDDFTVRSQKDAQQTVGQITGALTIMLAAIASISLFVGGIGIMNIMLVSVTERTQEIGLRKAIGATQQDILLQFMIEAVIVSAAGGLIGTAVGVSGIMLVAALSPLEAGISTVAIVSAVGVSGAIGLFFGVVPARRAAKLDPIVALRSA